In Apus apus isolate bApuApu2 chromosome 27, bApuApu2.pri.cur, whole genome shotgun sequence, the following proteins share a genomic window:
- the IL6R gene encoding interleukin-6 receptor subunit alpha isoform X1: MFSCPGPLLPAALLLLAAAAAAPGRPCGPVGLSRDVVLRRPGANITLTCQDEEPTNVTVSWRLEERGAAGGSRWLPEGGNTLLLQGLRYEDSGRYSCSVGGRLLRSLRLLVEEPPETPRVSCYRRSHDKDILCEWPLRAKPSPGTRAMLWVRRRFAAEAATEQRCRYFARARKFVCRVQLPPGTDDTKPLVVSTCVSNGAGGLAGEDRIITPSGVLKPDPPLNVTVQPLEKAPQRLRVNWSYPSSWDPRFYWLRFQVRYRPEPARTFTEVDQVTTTWLDIHDAWRGTRHVVQVRAQEEFGHGSWSEWSQEAVGTPWTGRKGTRGPRTGSSGRSSPASPPTHHLTDPRDFTSEMGPFSSQFPMEDDTYGVTLPPELFREYSADDIDGTVVEANASPVASPYTFLVAGGSLLLGIALCVALVVRYRQMWRTGGRRGAKPEGEGQHVLVPLGPSSPPLSDTPLLSPPGPPTLRALHVTNLDYFFSGQ, encoded by the exons ATGTTTTCCTGCCCGGGGCCGCTGCTCCCCGCCGCGCTGCTCCTcctcgccgccgccgccgccgcccccgggaGACCCTGCGGCCCTGTCG GGCTCTCACGGGACGTGGTGCTGAGACGCCCGGGAGCCAACATCACACTGACCTGCCAGGACGAGGAGCCAACGAACGTCACCGTGTCCTGGCGCCTGGAGgagcggggggcggcgggggggagCCGGTGGCTGCCAGAGGGGGGCAACACGCTGCTCCTGCAGGGGCTGCGCTACGAGGACTCGGGGCGCTACAGCTGCTCCGTGGGGGGCCGCCTGCTGCGCTCCCTGCGGCTGCTGGTGGAAG AGCCCCCCGAGACTCCGCGGGTCTCCTGCTACCGGCGGAGCCACGACAAAGACATCCTGTGCGAGTGGCCGCTGCGGGCGAAGCCGTCCCCGGGAACACGGGCGATGCTCTGGGTGAGGCGGAG GTTCGCGGCTGAGGCCGCCACGGAGCAGCGGTGCCGCTACTTCGCCAGGGCGCGGAAGTTCGTTTGCCGGGTGCAGCTGCCGCCCGGCACCGACGACACCAAACCCCTCGTGGTGTCCACGTGCGTCAGCAATGGTGCCGGTGGCTTGGCTGGCGAGGACAGAATCATCACCCCCAGCGGCGTCC TGAAGCCCGACCCCCCCCTCAACGTGACGGTGCAGCCCCTGGAGAAGGCACCGCAGCGGCTGCGGGTCAACTGGTCCTACCCCTCCTCCTGGGATCCCCGCTTCTACTGGCTCCGCTTCCAGGTCCGCTACCGCCCCGAGCCTGCCCGGACCTTCACAGAG GTGGACCAGGTGACAACGACGTGGCTGGACATCCATGATGCCTGGCGGGGGACACGGCACGTGGTGCAGGTGCGGGCGCAGGAGGAGTTTGGCCACGGCTCGTGGAGCGAGTGGAGCCAGGAGGCAGTGGGCACCCCCTGGACAGGTAGGAAGGGGACACGTGGCCCCAGGACCGGGAGCTCAGGCCGGAGTTCCCCAGCCTCACCACCCACCCATCACCTCACAGACCCCAGGGACTTCACCTCCGAAATGGGACCCTTCAGCTCTCAG TTCCCCATGGAGGATGACACCTATGGGGTCACACTGCCCCCTGAGCTCTTCAGGGAATATTCTGCCGATGACATTGATG GGACTGTTGTAGAAGCCAATGCCAGCCCCGTGGCCTCCCCCTACACCTTCCTGGTGGCCGGGGGGAGCCTGCTCCTGGGCATTGCCCTCTGTGTTGCCCTTGTGGTGAG GTACAGGCAGATGTGGAGGACAGGTGGGCGTCGGGGGGCCAAGCCAGAGGGCGAGGGGCAGCACGTGCTGGTGCCCCTgggcccctccagccccccacTCAGTGACACCCCCTTGCTCTCGCCCCCTGGCCCCCCAACCCTCAGGGCTCTCCACGTCACCAACTTGGACTATTTCTTCTCAGGGCAGTAG
- the IL6R gene encoding interleukin-6 receptor subunit alpha isoform X2, with protein sequence MFSCPGPLLPAALLLLAAAAAAPGRPCGPVGLSRDVVLRRPGANITLTCQDEEPTNVTVSWRLEERGAAGGSRWLPEGGNTLLLQGLRYEDSGRYSCSVGGRLLRSLRLLVEEPPETPRVSCYRRSHDKDILCEWPLRAKPSPGTRAMLWVRRRFAAEAATEQRCRYFARARKFVCRVQLPPGTDDTKPLVVSTCVSNGAGGLAGEDRIITPSGVLKPDPPLNVTVQPLEKAPQRLRVNWSYPSSWDPRFYWLRFQVRYRPEPARTFTEVDQVTTTWLDIHDAWRGTRHVVQVRAQEEFGHGSWSEWSQEAVGTPWTDPRDFTSEMGPFSSQFPMEDDTYGVTLPPELFREYSADDIDGTVVEANASPVASPYTFLVAGGSLLLGIALCVALVVRYRQMWRTGGRRGAKPEGEGQHVLVPLGPSSPPLSDTPLLSPPGPPTLRALHVTNLDYFFSGQ encoded by the exons ATGTTTTCCTGCCCGGGGCCGCTGCTCCCCGCCGCGCTGCTCCTcctcgccgccgccgccgccgcccccgggaGACCCTGCGGCCCTGTCG GGCTCTCACGGGACGTGGTGCTGAGACGCCCGGGAGCCAACATCACACTGACCTGCCAGGACGAGGAGCCAACGAACGTCACCGTGTCCTGGCGCCTGGAGgagcggggggcggcgggggggagCCGGTGGCTGCCAGAGGGGGGCAACACGCTGCTCCTGCAGGGGCTGCGCTACGAGGACTCGGGGCGCTACAGCTGCTCCGTGGGGGGCCGCCTGCTGCGCTCCCTGCGGCTGCTGGTGGAAG AGCCCCCCGAGACTCCGCGGGTCTCCTGCTACCGGCGGAGCCACGACAAAGACATCCTGTGCGAGTGGCCGCTGCGGGCGAAGCCGTCCCCGGGAACACGGGCGATGCTCTGGGTGAGGCGGAG GTTCGCGGCTGAGGCCGCCACGGAGCAGCGGTGCCGCTACTTCGCCAGGGCGCGGAAGTTCGTTTGCCGGGTGCAGCTGCCGCCCGGCACCGACGACACCAAACCCCTCGTGGTGTCCACGTGCGTCAGCAATGGTGCCGGTGGCTTGGCTGGCGAGGACAGAATCATCACCCCCAGCGGCGTCC TGAAGCCCGACCCCCCCCTCAACGTGACGGTGCAGCCCCTGGAGAAGGCACCGCAGCGGCTGCGGGTCAACTGGTCCTACCCCTCCTCCTGGGATCCCCGCTTCTACTGGCTCCGCTTCCAGGTCCGCTACCGCCCCGAGCCTGCCCGGACCTTCACAGAG GTGGACCAGGTGACAACGACGTGGCTGGACATCCATGATGCCTGGCGGGGGACACGGCACGTGGTGCAGGTGCGGGCGCAGGAGGAGTTTGGCCACGGCTCGTGGAGCGAGTGGAGCCAGGAGGCAGTGGGCACCCCCTGGACAG ACCCCAGGGACTTCACCTCCGAAATGGGACCCTTCAGCTCTCAG TTCCCCATGGAGGATGACACCTATGGGGTCACACTGCCCCCTGAGCTCTTCAGGGAATATTCTGCCGATGACATTGATG GGACTGTTGTAGAAGCCAATGCCAGCCCCGTGGCCTCCCCCTACACCTTCCTGGTGGCCGGGGGGAGCCTGCTCCTGGGCATTGCCCTCTGTGTTGCCCTTGTGGTGAG GTACAGGCAGATGTGGAGGACAGGTGGGCGTCGGGGGGCCAAGCCAGAGGGCGAGGGGCAGCACGTGCTGGTGCCCCTgggcccctccagccccccacTCAGTGACACCCCCTTGCTCTCGCCCCCTGGCCCCCCAACCCTCAGGGCTCTCCACGTCACCAACTTGGACTATTTCTTCTCAGGGCAGTAG
- the SHE gene encoding SH2 domain-containing adapter protein E isoform X2, with protein sequence MAAKWFKEFPSNLKTVSERARPGSSSLGKSRKNSAAELGGCRAGPGGGKDGGGRLSRDNLQGLLQAATGKMRKNSRVEGGTPEGPPKTCGTYINRLIKVEAHEKNGKGYPSPPPASPAAPEQDKGKTLKTETVIILEDYADPYDAKRTKGQREAERLGENDGYMEPYDAQQMITEIRRRGSKDPLVKAILLLDGPGEPGEGGSKPEPAKWPVGKEVVGKGPQLYDTPYEPGEGVPGGAPERRVRAGDGRLPENDERPAGEYEQPWEWKKEQIVKALSVQFEGSERPKEEVQRQHLRQKSWTPKMLKPAGTEHGEGERVDPALALEKQPWFHGAITRAEAESRLQPCREAGYLVRTSESGSGPARVVSTSSWPRPRTTNTRSARPAASSPASPRSCTTTPPRSCPSRGPSTWPCCTPSTASCISGG encoded by the exons atggcGGCCAAGTGGTTCAAGGAGTTTCCCTCCAACCTGAAGACGGTGTCGGAGCGGGCCCGGCCGGGCAGCAGTAGCCTGGGCAAGAGCCGCAAGAACTCGGCTGCCGAGCTGGGGGGCTGCCGCGCCGGCCCGGGGGGCGGCAAGGACGGGGGCGGCCGGTTGTCACGGGACAACCTGCAGGGTCTGCTCCAGGCTGCTACCGGGAAGATGCGGAAAAACTCGCGAGTGGAGGGAGGGACCCCGGAGGGACCCCCCAAAACCTGCGGCACCTACATCAACCGCCTCATCAAGGTGGAGGCTCACGAGAAGAATGGGAAGGGGTACCCCAGCCCCCCGCCTGCCAGCCCGGCTGCCCCCGAGCAGGACAAGGGGAAGACCCTCAAGACAGAGACG GTCATCATCCTGGAGGACTACGCCGACCCTTACGATGCCAAGCGCACCAAGGGGCAGCGGGAGGCGGAGCGGCTGGGAGAGAACGACGGCTACATGGAGCCCTACGACGCCCAGCAGATGATCACAG AAATCCGCCGCCGGGGCTCCAAGGACCCCCTGGTCAAagccatcctgctgctggaCGGTCCTGGCGAGCCCGGGGAAGGGGGCAGCAAGCCAGAGCCAGCCAAATGGCCAGTGGGCAAGGAGGTGGTGGGGAAGGGGCCACAGCTCTATGACACCCCCTATGAGCCCGGGGAGGGGGTGCCCGGGGGAGCCCCGGAGCGCAGGGTGAGGGCTGGGGATGGGCGCCTGCCAGAGAACGATGAGCGGCCAGCGGGAGAGTATGAGCAGCCCTGGGAGTGGAAGAAGGAGCAGATTGTCAAAGCACTGTCAG TCCAGTTTGAGGGCTCAGAGCGCCCCAAGGAGGAGGTGCAGCGGCAGCACCTGCGCCAGAAGAGCTGGACCCCCAAGATGCTGAAGCCGGCGGGCACGGAGCACGGGGAGGGGGAGCGGGTGGACCCTGCCCTGGCGCTGGAGAAGCAGCC CTGGTTCCACGGGGCCATCACACGCGCCGAGGCGGAGAGCCGGCTGCAGCCCTGCCGGGAGGCCGGGTACCTGGTGCGCACCAGCGAGAGCGGCAGCG GACCAGCCAGGGTTGTGTCCACATCATCGTGGCCCAGACCAAGGACAACAAATACACGCTCAGCCAGGCCAGCGGCGTCTTCGCCAGCGTCCCCGAGGTCGTGCACTACTACTCCACCGAGAAGCTGCCCTTCAAGGGGGCCGAGCACATGGCCCTGCTGCACCCCGTCCACTGCAAGCTGCATTAGCGGCGGATAA
- the SHE gene encoding SH2 domain-containing adapter protein E isoform X1: MAAKWFKEFPSNLKTVSERARPGSSSLGKSRKNSAAELGGCRAGPGGGKDGGGRLSRDNLQGLLQAATGKMRKNSRVEGGTPEGPPKTCGTYINRLIKVEAHEKNGKGYPSPPPASPAAPEQDKGKTLKTETVIILEDYADPYDAKRTKGQREAERLGENDGYMEPYDAQQMITEIRRRGSKDPLVKAILLLDGPGEPGEGGSKPEPAKWPVGKEVVGKGPQLYDTPYEPGEGVPGGAPERRVRAGDGRLPENDERPAGEYEQPWEWKKEQIVKALSVQFEGSERPKEEVQRQHLRQKSWTPKMLKPAGTEHGEGERVDPALALEKQPWFHGAITRAEAESRLQPCREAGYLVRTSESGSGKYSIALKTSQGCVHIIVAQTKDNKYTLSQASGVFASVPEVVHYYSTEKLPFKGAEHMALLHPVHCKLH; this comes from the exons atggcGGCCAAGTGGTTCAAGGAGTTTCCCTCCAACCTGAAGACGGTGTCGGAGCGGGCCCGGCCGGGCAGCAGTAGCCTGGGCAAGAGCCGCAAGAACTCGGCTGCCGAGCTGGGGGGCTGCCGCGCCGGCCCGGGGGGCGGCAAGGACGGGGGCGGCCGGTTGTCACGGGACAACCTGCAGGGTCTGCTCCAGGCTGCTACCGGGAAGATGCGGAAAAACTCGCGAGTGGAGGGAGGGACCCCGGAGGGACCCCCCAAAACCTGCGGCACCTACATCAACCGCCTCATCAAGGTGGAGGCTCACGAGAAGAATGGGAAGGGGTACCCCAGCCCCCCGCCTGCCAGCCCGGCTGCCCCCGAGCAGGACAAGGGGAAGACCCTCAAGACAGAGACG GTCATCATCCTGGAGGACTACGCCGACCCTTACGATGCCAAGCGCACCAAGGGGCAGCGGGAGGCGGAGCGGCTGGGAGAGAACGACGGCTACATGGAGCCCTACGACGCCCAGCAGATGATCACAG AAATCCGCCGCCGGGGCTCCAAGGACCCCCTGGTCAAagccatcctgctgctggaCGGTCCTGGCGAGCCCGGGGAAGGGGGCAGCAAGCCAGAGCCAGCCAAATGGCCAGTGGGCAAGGAGGTGGTGGGGAAGGGGCCACAGCTCTATGACACCCCCTATGAGCCCGGGGAGGGGGTGCCCGGGGGAGCCCCGGAGCGCAGGGTGAGGGCTGGGGATGGGCGCCTGCCAGAGAACGATGAGCGGCCAGCGGGAGAGTATGAGCAGCCCTGGGAGTGGAAGAAGGAGCAGATTGTCAAAGCACTGTCAG TCCAGTTTGAGGGCTCAGAGCGCCCCAAGGAGGAGGTGCAGCGGCAGCACCTGCGCCAGAAGAGCTGGACCCCCAAGATGCTGAAGCCGGCGGGCACGGAGCACGGGGAGGGGGAGCGGGTGGACCCTGCCCTGGCGCTGGAGAAGCAGCC CTGGTTCCACGGGGCCATCACACGCGCCGAGGCGGAGAGCCGGCTGCAGCCCTGCCGGGAGGCCGGGTACCTGGTGCGCACCAGCGAGAGCGGCAGCGGCAAGTACTCCATTGCCCTCAA GACCAGCCAGGGTTGTGTCCACATCATCGTGGCCCAGACCAAGGACAACAAATACACGCTCAGCCAGGCCAGCGGCGTCTTCGCCAGCGTCCCCGAGGTCGTGCACTACTACTCCACCGAGAAGCTGCCCTTCAAGGGGGCCGAGCACATGGCCCTGCTGCACCCCGTCCACTGCAAGCTGCATTAG
- the UBE2Q1 gene encoding ubiquitin-conjugating enzyme E2 Q1, with protein sequence MQRAGAEEAAGAQAAAGGPGRSGAEVAAAPAGRLLRRELRLLESIFHRGHERFRIGSACPDEISCEFVPGAGARAGASASRGPPPGPVRIHCNITESYPAVPPIWSVESDDPNLAAILERLVEVRKGSTLLLQHLKRIISDLCKLYNLPQHPDVEMLDQPLPAEQSTQEEVSSEEEDEEMPEDTEDLDHYEMKEEEPADGKKTEDEGIGKENLAILEKIKKNQRQDYLNGAVSGSVQATDRLMKELRDIYRSPSFKGGYYAVELVNDSLYDWNVKLLKVDEDSALHNDLQILKEKEGTDFILLNFSFKDNFPFDPPFVRVVSPVLSGGYVLGGGAICMELLTKQGWSSAYSIESVIMQISATLVKGKARVQFGANKNQYSLTRAQQSYKSLVQIHEKNGWYTPPKEDG encoded by the exons ATGCAGCGGGCGGGGGcggaggaggcggcgggggcgcaggcggcggcgggggggcccgggcggagcggggccgaGGTGGCGGCGGCCCCCGCCGGGCGGCTCCTGAGGCGGGAGCTGCGGCTGCTCGAGTCCATCTTCCACCGGGGCCACGAGCGGTTCCGCATCGGCAGCGCCTGCCCCGACGAGATCAGCTGCGAGTTCGTGCCGGGGGCCGGGGCCCGCGCGGGTGCCTCCGCCTCCCGGGGCCCGCCGCCCGGGCCCGTCCGCATCCACTGCAACATCACG gaGTCTTATCCAGCTGTTCCCCCAATATGGTCTGTGGAGTCGGACGATCCGAACCTGGCAGCCAtcctggagaggctggtggaAGTCAGGAAAGGAAGCACCCTG cttctGCAGCACCTGAAGCGAATCATTTCCGACCTGTGCAAACTCTACAACCTCCCCCAACATCCAGATGTTGAAATGTTGGACCAGCCTCTGCCGGCAGAACAG AGCACGCAGGAAGAGGTGTCCtctgaagaggaagatgaagagaTGCCAGAG gACACTGAGGACTTGGACCACTATGAGATGAAAGAGGAAGAGCCAGCAGATGGGAAGAAGACAGAGGATGAAGGCATTGGGAAGGAGAACCTGGCcattttagagaaaataaaaaagaaccaGAGGCAAGATTACTTAAAT GGTGCAGTGTCTGGGTCTGTGCAGGCCACCGACCGGCTAATGAAGGAGCTCAGGGATATTTACAGATCACCAAGTTTCAAGGGCG GATACTATGCAGTTGAACTAGTCAACGACAGCCTGTACGATTGGAACGTCAAACTCCTGAA GGTTGACGAGGACAGCGCTTTGCACAATGATCTCCAGATCctcaaagagaaagaaggaacagATTTCATTCTCCTAAACTTCTCCTTTAAA gATAACTTTCCTTTCGATCCGCCGTTCGTAAGGGTCGTGTCCCCGGTGCTGTCAGGGGG GTACGTTCTGGGGGGTGGTGCCATCTGCATGGAGCTGCTCACAAAGCAG GGCTGGAGCAGTGCCTACTCCATCGAGTCAGTCATCATGCAGATCAGTGCCACTCTGGTGAAGGGGAAAGCACGAGTCCAGTTTGGAGCCAACAAG AACCAGTACAGCCTGACCAGAGCTCAGCAGTCCTACAAGTCCTTGGTCCAGATCCACGAGAAGAATG GCTGGTACACACCACCCAAGGAGGACGGGTAG
- the CHRNB2 gene encoding LOW QUALITY PROTEIN: neuronal acetylcholine receptor subunit beta-2 (The sequence of the model RefSeq protein was modified relative to this genomic sequence to represent the inferred CDS: deleted 1 base in 1 codon), translated as MALLRVLCLLAALRRTLGTDTEERLVEYLLDPARYNKLIRPATNGSQLVTVQLMVSLAQLISVHEREQIMTTNVWLTQEWEDYRLTWKPEDFDNMKKVRLPSKHIWLPDVVLYNNADGMYEVSFYSNAVISYDGSIFWLPPAIYKSACKIEVKHFPFDQQNCTMKFRSWTYDRTEIDLVLKSEVASLDDFTPSGEWDIVALPGRRNENPDDSTYVDITYDFIIRRKPLFYTINLIIPCILITSLAILVFYLPSDCGEKMTLCISVLLALTVFLLLISKIVPPTSLDVPLVGKYLMFTMVLVTFSIVTSVCVLNVHHRSPTTHTMPPWVRTLFLRKLPALLFMKQPRQNCARQRLRQRRHNRDRAAAASLFLRAGAHGCACYANPGAAKAEGLNGYQEMGGGAGGGPPPGCACGLGEAVDGVRFIADHMRSEDDDQSVSEDWKYVAMVIDRLFLWIFVFVCVFGTVGMFLQPLFQNYATNSLLQLGQGTPTSK; from the exons ATGGCGCTGCTCCGCGTCCTCTGCCTGCTCGCCGCCCTCAGGC GGACGCTGGGCACGGACACGGAGGAGCGGCTGGTCGAGTACCTGCTGGACCCCGCGCGCTACAACAAGCTGATCCGACCCGCGACCAACGGCTCCCAGCTGGTCACCGTGCAGCTCATGGTGTCCCTGGCGCAGCTCATCAGTGTG CACGAGCGGGAGCAGATCATGACCACCAACGTCTGGCTGACCCAG GAGTGGGAGGACTATCGCCTCACCTGGAAGCCGGAGGACTTTGACAACATGAAGAAGGTCCGTCTGCCCTCCAAGCACATCTGGCTGCCCGACGTGGTGCTCTACAACAA CGCCGACGGGATGTACGAGGTCTCCTTCTACTCCAACGCTGTCATCTCCTACGATGGCAGCATCTTCTGGCTGCCGCCGGCCATCTACAAGAGCGCCTGCAAGATCGAGGTGAAGCACTTCCCCTTCGACCAGCAGAACTGCACCATGAAGTTCCGCTCCTGGACCTACGACCGCACCGAGATCGACCTGGTGCTGAAGAGCGAGGTGGCCAGCCTGGACGACTTCACGCCCAGCGGCGAGTGGGACATTGTGGCGCTGCCGGGCCGGCGCAACGAGAACCCCGACGACTCCACCTACGTGGACATCACCTACGACTTCATCATCCGGCGCAAGCCGCTCTTCTACACCATCAACCTCATCATCCCCTGCATCCTCATCACCTCGCTGGCCATCCTCGTCTTCTACCTCCCATCCGACTGCGGCGAGAAGATGACCCTCTGCATCTCCGTCCTGCTCGCCCTCACCGTCTTCCTGCTCCTCATCTCCAAGATCGTGCCGCCCACCTCGCTGGACGTGCCGCTGGTGGGCAAGTACCTCATGTTCACCATGGTGCTGGTGACCTTCTCCATCGTCACCAGCGTCTGCGTCCTCAACGTCCACCACCGCTCGCCCACCACGCACACCATGCCCCCCTGGGTCCGCACCCTCTTCCTCCGCAAGCTCCCGGCGCTGCTCTTCATGAAGCAGCCGCGGCAGAACTGCGCCCGCCAGCGCCTCCGCCAGCGCCGGCACAACCGGGaccgcgccgccgccgccagccTCTTCCTCCGGGCCGGCGCCCACGGCTGCGCCTGCTACGCCAACCCCGGCGCTGCCAAGGCCGAGGGGCTCAATGGGTACcaggagatgggggggggggcaggcgGCGGCCCC CCGCCCGGCTGCGCCTGCGGGCTGGGGGAGGCGGTGGACGGGGTGCGGTTCATTGCCGACCACATGCGCAGCGAGGACGACGACCAGAGC GTGAGCGAGGACTGGAAGTACGTGGCCATGGTCATCGACCGCCTCTTCCTGTGGATCTTCGTCTTCGTCTGCGTCTTCGGCACCGTCGGCATGttcctccagcccctcttccaGAACTACGCCACcaactccctgctgcagctcggCCAGGGCACCCCCACCTCCAAATAG